The sequence below is a genomic window from Micromonospora aurantiaca ATCC 27029.
TCGCTGGGCCAGGCGCTGCCGGTCCGGGTGGCGCTGGACGACCAGCGGCACGTACGCGTGCTCTGGGACGAGGTGCCCACGCACGCGGAGAGCGCCGCCGCGGTGGCCGACCTGCCGCCCGAGTACGCCGCCGAGCCGGACCCGCTGGACGAGCCGCTGATCGCGCAGGAGGCGCCGCCGTGGGCCGGGCGCGCGCCGGAGGACGACTTCCGCGACGACTACCCGCCCGCGCCGGACCCGTACCTGGACGACGTCCCGCCCCGGGCCGAGGAACGCGAGCCGGTGGTGCTGCACCAGAGCCCCGGCGGCCCGGTGGTGCTGGAGGGGCAGCTCGTTGAGCGGGCCGAGCGCGCGGCCGGCTCCGGCCCGCTCCCCCGCCGCGCCCCGGCCCCCCGCTCGCCGGCCGAGGAGCCGGTCGACACCGTGCCGGTCGAGACCGTGTTCGTCGACTCCGAACCGGCCGACTCCGGACGGTCCGACACCGTGCCCGACCCGATCGACGTGCCGCTGGACGACCCCTCGGACGCGCCGCGGCGCTCCGACGCGCCGCCGACCGCCGAGGAGCTGGACGAGGCGATCTTCGGCCCGTCCGGCGCGGCCGAGCCGGACGAGCTGGCCAGCCCGATCAGCGGCGTCGGCATCACGCTGCTCGTCACCGACCTGGACCGGTCCCTCGACTTCTACCGGGAACTCGGCTTCGACGAGCTGGACCGGGGCGAGGGCAACGCCGTGCTCTCCTCCGGGCCGACCCGGCTGGTGCTGCGCCGGGTGACCGGCGCCGCCCCGATCAGCCGTCGCCTGGTGCATGTGAACCTGGAG
It includes:
- a CDS encoding VOC family protein, which translates into the protein MANGGNRTIAPVRKLIGAVLGTVATFVTVFGLGMTSWAIVALGVALLVLAIALATVRGGGRTWVIGLGHVHSASEPPTQYAFGRCELQLVIDAPGLPPRSKKIIEPRVPVAKWPSLGQALPVRVALDDQRHVRVLWDEVPTHAESAAAVADLPPEYAAEPDPLDEPLIAQEAPPWAGRAPEDDFRDDYPPAPDPYLDDVPPRAEEREPVVLHQSPGGPVVLEGQLVERAERAAGSGPLPRRAPAPRSPAEEPVDTVPVETVFVDSEPADSGRSDTVPDPIDVPLDDPSDAPRRSDAPPTAEELDEAIFGPSGAAEPDELASPISGVGITLLVTDLDRSLDFYRELGFDELDRGEGNAVLSSGPTRLVLRRVTGAAPISRRLVHVNLEVDDIQGAYERLRDSGVRFTYAPRVVNRGTKLEVWAAAFRDPDGHGVALTQWRTLAQV